Proteins encoded in a region of the Halarcobacter mediterraneus genome:
- the metE gene encoding 5-methyltetrahydropteroyltriglutamate--homocysteine S-methyltransferase yields the protein MSKSYVIGFPRIGEQRELKKVLEQYWSKNCSFKEVENVSKQLRLKHWKYQKDAGIEYISSNDFSYYDNVLDTCIMLNAIPKRFKNLENEELYFSMARGNKNSVAMEMTKWFNTNYHYIVPELSLEDEYKLNATKIINEFKEAKENGIKTKINLIGPITFLGLSKRVDRGDTYELHSKILPIYEELLKEISKLDEEIIVQIDEPIFVKDNEQKVLSLIKPTYDKLAKVSSKLKIVVATYFEHSIEATKILVNTPIFGLALDFLYGKKNLESLEAIAESNKKLIVGLVDGRNIWKNDIEKSINILEEISKKVEKENILVSSSCSLLHTPFTLRYETKMDEQIKTWLSYAEEKLDEIHLISKLFFHGKENLNEIENKDFEKNIQANENRKSSTLIHDETVKQRVQDFKKLSRDEKFEDRIKIQRELLKYEDLATTTIGSFPQTPEVRKSRRDFKKGEISYETYEKDMKTYIDYCIAFQEECGIEVLVHGEPERNDMVEYFGEQLKGYGFSQNGWVQSYGSRCVKPPFIFGDISRPKAMTVDWITYAQSKTDKIMKGMLTGPVTILNWSFVRDDKPRDEVSKQIAVALSDEIDDLQNAGIKIIQVDEAAFKEGYPLREENIKTYEDWAVRDFKIAVSSAKPETQIHTHMCYSEFNDIIKTIEAMDADVISIETARSGNELLKIFKEVGYKQEVGPGIYDIHSPRIPSVEELVTQIKLLLEVLPKEQLWINPDCGLKTRKWEEVKPSLKNMVEAVNQVREELK from the coding sequence TAAAACATTGGAAGTACCAAAAAGATGCAGGAATAGAATATATTTCATCAAATGACTTTTCTTATTATGATAATGTACTAGATACTTGCATTATGTTAAATGCAATTCCAAAAAGATTTAAAAACTTAGAAAATGAAGAATTATATTTTTCTATGGCAAGGGGAAACAAAAATAGTGTTGCTATGGAAATGACAAAATGGTTTAATACAAACTACCACTATATAGTTCCTGAATTATCGCTAGAAGATGAGTATAAATTAAATGCTACAAAAATTATTAATGAATTTAAAGAAGCAAAAGAAAATGGAATAAAAACTAAAATCAATCTTATTGGTCCAATAACATTTTTAGGATTATCAAAAAGAGTTGATAGAGGAGATACTTATGAACTTCATTCTAAGATTCTTCCTATTTATGAAGAGTTATTAAAAGAAATTTCTAAACTTGATGAAGAGATTATTGTTCAAATAGATGAGCCTATTTTTGTAAAAGATAACGAACAAAAAGTATTAAGTCTAATCAAACCTACTTATGATAAATTAGCAAAAGTTTCATCTAAATTAAAAATAGTAGTTGCCACTTATTTTGAACACTCTATTGAAGCAACAAAAATTTTAGTAAACACTCCAATTTTTGGTTTAGCTTTAGACTTTTTATATGGGAAGAAAAACTTAGAAAGCTTAGAAGCAATAGCAGAAAGTAATAAAAAATTAATCGTGGGATTAGTAGATGGAAGAAATATTTGGAAAAATGATATAGAAAAAAGTATCAATATTTTAGAAGAAATTTCAAAAAAAGTTGAAAAAGAAAATATCTTAGTTTCTTCTTCTTGTTCACTTCTTCATACTCCATTTACTTTAAGATATGAAACAAAAATGGATGAACAAATAAAAACTTGGTTAAGTTATGCAGAAGAGAAACTAGATGAAATTCATTTGATTTCAAAACTATTTTTCCATGGAAAAGAGAATTTAAATGAAATAGAAAATAAAGATTTTGAAAAGAATATTCAAGCAAATGAAAATAGAAAATCATCAACATTAATCCATGATGAAACAGTAAAACAAAGAGTTCAAGATTTTAAAAAACTATCAAGAGATGAAAAATTTGAAGATAGAATTAAAATTCAAAGAGAACTTCTTAAATATGAAGATTTGGCAACTACTACAATTGGTTCTTTTCCACAAACTCCTGAAGTTAGAAAATCAAGAAGAGATTTTAAAAAAGGTGAAATTTCATATGAAACATATGAAAAAGACATGAAAACATATATTGATTATTGTATTGCTTTCCAAGAAGAGTGTGGAATTGAAGTATTAGTTCATGGAGAGCCAGAAAGAAATGATATGGTTGAATATTTTGGAGAACAACTTAAAGGTTATGGCTTTTCTCAAAATGGATGGGTTCAATCATATGGAAGTAGATGTGTAAAACCACCATTTATTTTTGGAGATATCAGTAGACCAAAGGCTATGACAGTTGATTGGATTACATATGCACAAAGTAAAACAGATAAAATAATGAAAGGAATGCTAACTGGTCCTGTTACTATTCTTAACTGGTCATTTGTAAGAGATGACAAACCAAGAGATGAAGTATCAAAACAAATAGCAGTTGCCTTAAGTGATGAAATAGATGACTTACAAAATGCAGGAATTAAAATCATTCAAGTTGATGAAGCTGCTTTTAAAGAGGGATATCCACTAAGAGAAGAAAATATTAAAACTTATGAAGATTGGGCAGTAAGAGACTTTAAAATTGCAGTAAGTAGCGCAAAACCTGAAACACAAATTCATACACACATGTGTTATAGTGAATTTAATGATATCATTAAAACAATAGAAGCAATGGATGCAGATGTTATCTCTATTGAAACAGCAAGAAGTGGAAATGAATTACTTAAAATCTTTAAAGAAGTAGGATATAAACAAGAAGTAGGTCCTGGAATTTATGATATTCATAGTCCAAGAATTCCAAGCGTAGAAGAACTTGTAACACAAATTAAACTTTTACTTGAAGTTTTACCAAAAGAACAATTATGGATTAATCCTGATTGTGGTTTAAAAACAAGAAAATGGGAAGAAGTTAAACCTAGTTTAAAAAATATGGTAGAAGCGGTAAATCAAGTAAGAGAAGAACTTAAATAA